The Diadema setosum chromosome 12, eeDiaSeto1, whole genome shotgun sequence genome has a segment encoding these proteins:
- the LOC140236370 gene encoding NACHT, LRR and PYD domains-containing protein 3-like — protein sequence MERVELDKIYTNLSIINRNSKRKTPITYEDLLTNDGKRNLSQRLLIQGEGGVGKTTLCAKIAWDWCQGRILQDLDMVLLIPLRDVKNATSIGGIVKTYLSHSNTATKKNIDGYISANLSRIFIIFDGFDEFDEQLSKTSSSEVIRILETEVYNSCQVILTTRPWRTNEFMMDKTLAEAYTFLNIEGFNKENLSTYIRRYFHIRQKDVFAETLISFMEENDVIRSNMAPFPIYCAMLCLMWNDVSEDRRNEMQKLQTFSKVFGEIISFLKEHYASKVCENLQNQNIVTHLKEAGRAMHEISEIALEGLFDRNLSFPEEQFRECQDAMVTCCRVGVLTIERDVITRERRRDTNISSLVTSTVSFPHKLFQEYIASEFIEYLFVNDDTKYKEVKKKLLSRPEEFRYVLYFTSASGTELGLDIIEDLVKSSNKYFCVDVAFECHTEEASWAVGEQ from the coding sequence ATGGAACGTGTTGAATTGGATAAAATTTATACGAATTTAAGTATAATAAACCGAAATAGCAAGCGCAAGACACCAATAACATACGAAGATCTTCTGACCAACGATGGAAAAAGAAATCTTTCACAGCGGCTTCTGATACAAGGTGAGGGAGGTGTTGGGAAAACAACACTTTGCGCTAAAATTGCCTGGGACTGGTGCCAGGGACGGATTCTTCAGGATCTAGACATGGTGCTCCTGATACCGCTTCGAGATGTTAAGAACGCAACAAGTATTGGTGGTATTGTCAAAACATACCTCTCTCATTCAAATAcagcaacaaagaaaaatatagatGGCTACATTTCAGCAAATCTGAGTAGAATTTTCATTATCTTTGACGGTTTCGACGAGTTTGACGAACAATTAAGTAAAACGAGCAGCAGTGAGGTTATTCGCATTCTAGAAACAGAGGTATACAATTCATGTCAGGTAATTTTGACCACACGCCCATGGAGGACAAATGAATTCATGATGGACAAGACTCTTGCCGAAGCTTACACTTTTCTAAACATCGAAGGATTTAACAAAGAAAATCTATCCACTTATATCAGGAGGTATTTTCATATTAGACAAAAGGACGTTTTTGCAGAAACCTTGATCAGTTTTATGGAGGAAAACGATGTCATCCGGTCGAACATGGCCCCGTTTCCTATCTACTGTGCGATGCTTTGCCTCATGTGGAATGACGTCAGTGAAGACAGAcgaaatgaaatgcaaaaattgCAAACTTTCTCCAAGGTTTTTGGAGAAATTATTTCCTTTCTGAAAGAACACTACGCATCAAAGGTTTGTGAAAATCTGCAGAATCAGAACATTGTTACACACTTGAAAGAAGCTGGTAGGGCAATGCATGAAATAAGTGAGATAGCGCTAGAGGGTTTGTTTGACAGGAATCTTTCATTTCCCGAAGAACAATTCAGGGAGTGTCAAGATGCCATGGTAACATGCTGCAGAGTGGGTGTTTTAACAATAGAAAGAGATGTTATCACAAGGGAGCGTCGGCGCGATACTAACATTTCGTCCTTGGTTACGTCAACAGTTTCGTTTCCCCACAAACTATTTCAAGAATACATTGCAAGCGAATTTATTGAGTATTTATTCGTCAATGATGATACCAAGTACAAAGAGGTGAAAAAGAAACTTCTAAGTCGACCTGAAGAGTTTCGCTACGTTCTCTACTTCACCTCAGCTTCAGGAACTGAACTCGGCCTGGATATCATCGAAGATCTGGTAAAGTCTTCTAACAAGTATTTCTGCGTTGACGTTGCGTTTGAATGTCATACAGAGGAGGCATCATGGGCAGTTGGAGAACAGTGA